The Synechocystis sp. PCC 6714 genome includes the window ACCACTGGGGTAGTGCAAGCGATGCAAAAGGTTAATTCAGATCCGTTTACGGTGGTGCAGATTGATGCCCATGGGGATATGCGCTATGAGTTTGAGGGGTCCCGTCATAACCATGCTTGCGTGATGCGCCGGGTACTGGAGTTGGGTTTGCCTACTCTGCCGATCGCCATCCGGGCCATTTGCCAGGAAGAGGCGGAGTTAATTAAGGAAAAAAATATTCCTGTGTTTTGGGCTAGGGAAATGGCCGATAATCCCCACTGGATTGACCAGGCGATCGCCAGCATTGCCACGGATAAGGTTTTCCTCACCATTGATATGGACGGTTTTGATCCAGGTTTCCTGCCGGGGGTAGGTACCCCAGAACCCGGGGGGCTGGGTTGGTATGATGGGTTGAAATTTTTCCGTCGTCTTTTTCAAACTAAGCAGGTGATTGGTTGTGACTTGATGGAACTGGCCCCGGTGCAAGGCTCGGTTGTATCAGAATTTTCCACTGCTAAATTGGCCTATAAATTAATGGGGTATTGGGGAGAATCCCAACGAAGAAAGTCTTAAGTCTGTACTCAATACATAAATCAGGACAACAGGGGCTTAATGGTTTCCGTCACCGATTGGGCCAAGCTTGGCAAATGGTAGCCTCCCTCTAGACCCAACAGCAGATAGGGACAGATTTCCAGCAGATGGCGGCTCATCATGGCGTAGTCTTTAGGGGTCAAATTCATGTAGGCCAGGGGATCAGCCTGATTGGCATCATAACCCGCACTAACCAGCAATAAATCTGGTTTAACCTGCCGTAAAAAAGGTAACACCTGGTCTGCAAAGGCCCGTTGGTAAACTTTGCCGCCACCGCCGGGGGCGAGGGGAAGATTGAGCACATTATTATATTTGCCCCGATCGCCGGCCTGACCCGTACCGGGGTAACAGGGAAACTGGTGTAGGGAACAATAGAAAATTTGGGGGTTATTTTCCACTAATGCTTCAGTGCCATTGCCGTGGTGTACGTCCCAATCCAAAATCGCCACCCGGTTTATTCCTGGCTTAGTCAAAGCGTAATGGGCGGCGATCGCCGCATTGTTGAGCAGACAAAAGCCCATGCCCCGGTCCCTTTCCGCATGGTGCCCTGGGGGACGGGCCAGCACAAAGGCCGATTCCCGCTGATTTAAGCAATGGTCAACCCCATCTAGCCAAGCCTGCACTGCCAAGCGAGCCACATCATAGCTCTGGGGAGAAACAGGAGTATCAGCATCAAGGGAACCACCACCACTCTGGGCTAATTTTGCCAACTCGCTTAAATACCCCTGGCTATGGCATTGGAGAATGTACTGGTCTAACCCCGGCTGGTCGAGGGAAGGTCTTTGCCAATGGAGATAATTGGCCCCTGGCATTTGACGCAACGCACTGGCGATCGCCGTCAGCCGGGCAGGACACTCCGGGTGAGTGGGGCCGGTGTCGTGGTGTAAAAACTCTGCGCTGTAAATAATGGCAACCATGGTGGGAGGAGGGTGAAATGGAGCGGAGAAAGCAGGGCAAAAAGTTTGGTAAACCCCTCAGCCATTGCCCCAGGGCCATAACCCACCAATGCTATTCTAGGTAGAGTATTGAGCCAAATTTAAGATCGAGGCAGTTTAGGCTATGCAAGTTAATAATCTCGGCTTTATAGCAAGTATTTTATTCGTGTTGGTGCCAACGGTTTTCCTGTTGATCCTGTTTATTCAAACTGGTAAGCAAAGCGAAAGCTAGGGCCCAGTTAACCATTGCCAAACGGAACAGAGTCTGGGGCGGAATTGATCCAGCCCCTTTTTTCTGTGCCAATTTTCCTCTGAATTTCGGCAAATACTCACTTTAAAGTCGGACTTAAATTCCCTCTTTGCGGGCCAGGAGCACTGGACAGGGAGCATTAACCCGAATGTAATCCGACAGGGAAGTGCCCAACAGTCGGTCTAAATCCGGCAAGCTCTTGGCAATGGAAGGTCGGCGATCGGGCGAACCCAACAGCATCAGATCAACGTTGTAATCCTCCGCCAATTCACACAGCTTTTCCCCTGGTTTACCCCCCGTTACCGTAGAACGATAGGCAATGCCCAAACGTTTCGCCTTGGCGATCGCCGGGGCCAGTACGGGATTTTCTTCAATTTCCTGGCGGGAAAGGGGCAATAAATCCGGTTTGAGATCAGGGTTTACCCGGGCAAGGATTAATTCTCCTTCGGGGTAGTCCCGCAAAAGAGCCAGGGCTAGATCCAGCGCATATTCCGCCGCCGCCGATTTATCCAGAGCCACCATGACCCGTTTAATCCGTTTAACGTAAACATCATCCTTCACCAACAGCATGGGGTGATTGGTCAGTTGAAACACATACTGACTAACGGAATTTTCCAAAATGGCTTCCAATCGTTTCAGGCCCCGGGAACCCATAATGATCAAATCCGCATCGATTTCATTGGCCACGTCACACACCACTCCCTTGGGATCCCCCTGGCGCAACATGGTGGAAACTTTACTGGGGTCAATGGCCACCTCCTGCATCAGATCCGCCAGAATTTTGCCCCCCTCAGCCCATTTTTCCGTGAACGCCTCTGTGGTTATTTGGGGCGGCACCACGTGCAAAATTGTGATGGATGCCTTTTGCACCGCTGGAAAATCCATCATGGCCTTGAGCATTTCTTGGGTTTGGCTGGTGCCGGAGTCTGCGTATAAAATTTTTCTAAGCATGATAATTGAGTTCCTTGAATCGGTTCAGGGAGAGCCCCACCGTGCCGTGGAAAATGGTAATGGTAAGCTCTCCTCGGTTAAGCCTTATCCCTTCAGAATAAGGCCAATGCAAGCGGAGAAATTTAACGACTTGTTGCGGACTTTCTCAGCCTTGGCAGACTTTGATTTCAAGGCGATCGCCAACGTAATGCCAACGGGGGCCACTATAATCGAGGACAATTCAAGATTGTCGCCAGCCGTTTCCGACCACTTAAAACCATGAACGTCATCGTAGATTTATGCGTAGTACCCTTAGGTGTAGGGGTTTCCGTCGGTCAGTATGTGGCCGCCTGCCAAAAAGTATTAATTGAAGCGGGACTGAAACATACCATGCACGCCTACGGCACCAACATCGAGGGGGATTGGGACGAAGTTTTTGCGGCCGTTAAAGCCTGCCATGAAGCAGTACACGCCCTGGGAGCCCCCCGCATCACATCCAGTATGCGTTTCGGCACCCGTACCGATCGCCCCCAGACCATGGAAGAAAAGGTCCAAAGCGTGGAAAACTGGCTGGAAAATTCCTAAGCTCTGGTTTCGCAACTTTTAGCCGGTGCTTAGGGCAACCAATGTTTCTGGCCGTAACACAGGCCCTCGGGGCCATCAAATCCAATAAATTATGGCTGAACGTATTCAAAAATTACTCTCCCAGTGGGGCATTGCCTCCCGTCGCCATGCGGAGGAAATGATTCTGGCGGGGCGGGTCAGTGTCAATGGCAAAGTGGCAAAGCTGGGGGATAAAGCCGATCCCCAACGGGATTTTCTAGCTGTAGATGGAAAACAAATTAAGGCTGATAATCGCCCCCGGGACATTTACTTACTGATCAACAAACCGAGAGATGTGCTGTCCACCTGTGATGATCCCCAGGGCCGGAAAACGGTGCTAGATCTACTTCCCCAGGATTTACAGCGGGGCAAAGGTTTGCATCCCGTCGGTCGGTTAGACCGCAATTCCACCGGCGCTCTCCTCCTTACCAACGATGGAGAGTTAACCCTACGGCTGACCCATCCCCGCTACCATTTGCCCAAAACCTATGACGTGTGGTTAGAGGGCAATCCCAGTGACGAAGATTTAGAACAATGGCGATCGGGCATGGTGCTGGATGGCAAAAAAACTTTACCGGCCACCTTGGAAGTAATTTCCGAGACCAAAGACCGGATTCACCTATTAGTTACCCTAACGGAGGGACGCAACCGCCAAATTCGTCGCCTGGCCGAAGAGTTGGGGCTCACCGTGTTAAAGCTCCATCGTCGCACCATCGGTCCCCTACAGTTAAATACCAGGGGAAAAGTGTTGGGCAGTGGACAATTTCGTTTTCTTAGCCCCGCGGAAATTCGACTATTGAAAAAACAAGTTAATCTCCGGTAGGCTCCGCACAATTGTATTATTATTGTTGTTGAGTTCCCCTATTTTTCCCCACTATGACCCGTGCCAAATTATTGCAACCAGACCTAGTCTTGGGCAAAACCATTGTGGAGCTGTCGCCGGCCATTCTCGATCGCCATGGACTGAGGGGGCTAGTGTTGGATGTGGATGAAACCCTGGTGCCTTTTCGGGGGGATCGGGTTTCCGAGGAGCTCCAGGCCTGGATTGATCCCATTAAGGCCAAGCTGCCCATTTGGTTAGTGAGCAACAATATGAGCGAGTCTCGCATTGGGGGAGTGGCCCAAACCCTGGATTTACCTTTTCTTTATGGGGCGGCCAAACCGTCTCGCCGTAAACTGCGCCAAGCCATTGCAGAAATGCAGTTGCCGGTGGAATCCGTTGCCATGGTGGGCGATCGCCTCTTTACCGATGTGCTAGCGGGGAATCGCTTGGGCATGTTCACCATTTTGGTGGAGCCAATGGAGTTACCCGGTAAACCCCTCTACCCCTGGTCGATCAGAAACATAGAGGTTTGGCTGTCGCAAAAATTAGGGGTTACTTTAAAGGGTATTTTCGAATGAGTTGCCCCACCGCTAAGGGGAACAAAATCTGATTGCCAGTGGTTTTTGGCGTCAACCCCCCTCGGTTATAACCTTGTTACAAAACTTAATCAGAAATAATTATGAGAATTATAAAGAGAATCTTAAATATAGCGGCGATCGCCTGGGGATCAGCCATAATTGATCCAACGAAATAACAAGGGGTCACCTTTATAAAGACCCTTAACATAATAAAAACGATGGGGATCAGGTCATTTTGGCTTGATCCCTTTAAAATTGCGCCAATTTAGCTGAAGAATTATTCTTTGGATTTTCTTCCACTGGCCAGCCCAAAAATGTCAAGAAAAGCAAATAAAGTTGGGGAACAATTGTCAGCCATAATCCACGGTCAACGCTAGCGGATTATCCCTTGGGTGACGGGGCGAATATCACTACCATCGAAGGTGCCGGGGTTACCGCTCCAGTTGAAGTCACTGATGCGGAGGTTGATCGAGCCCACCTGGAGTTGGGGGTTGTAGCGCAGTTGAATGTTGTAGGTACGGCGGCTATATTCCAATACGTAATCGGTGCTGATTTCTTCGTTGGCAGTCAGACTATAGGCACCCTGCACCCCAAACCGCAGTGGGCCGTAAATCTGTTGGGTTAGCCCAAAGCTAACTATCTCCGTGTCAGCAAAACGGTCGAAGAAAAATGGTGATGCATCGCCCCGAATACCCTGGGAATAGGCAATGTTAAAGCCGGTGTAGTCAAAATAGGGTTTGGAGAAATTGCCAAATTGTCCGGAAAAACCGACGGTGCCGGTGAGGGAAGGTTGGGTACTGCCATCGCCGTAATAACTGCCTACGCCGGTAATGCCAGTGTTAAAAACCACATAGGGCACCACCACATTGGGGGTATAGCGCAGACCTTCCTCCGCAGTGGGGGGGAGAGCTTCTCCGGCCCAAAGCACGAAGTATTTAGTCAGGGAAGCCGCTCCCTGTAAACGCATCAGAGTAACTAGGTTGTTGCCGCTGGCAGGGTTAATTAATTCCTGGCGATCGGTGCTGGCTTCCACACTTTGGATCGAGGCTTGGTAGTTGAGGGCGAAGCTAGGGTCTTCAAAGGGATAGATGGTGGGCGAAACCATAATGGCCCCCACACTACTTTGCACTGTTTGGAAGCCGAGGGAGCCATTGTATAAACGCTCACGGTAGTTATATTCAAACCTTAGATCGTAAGGATTAGCTAAATCCCCCAGCTTATTTTGCACCGCCAATTTAGCTCGCAGGGAATCGTCAAT containing:
- the speB gene encoding agmatinase translates to MDSFTAFSSGPKQFLESEATTPYADAAVVVVPIPYEATTSYRKGCQYGPGAVLEASDQLEAYDEELATSPCHDLGIYTCVPLADSNKHPALEGEAMLSEVCDGIVPFLRDGKFVVAIGGEHAITTGVVQAMQKVNSDPFTVVQIDAHGDMRYEFEGSRHNHACVMRRVLELGLPTLPIAIRAICQEEAELIKEKNIPVFWAREMADNPHWIDQAIASIATDKVFLTIDMDGFDPGFLPGVGTPEPGGLGWYDGLKFFRRLFQTKQVIGCDLMELAPVQGSVVSEFSTAKLAYKLMGYWGESQRRKS
- a CDS encoding histone deacetylase, producing MVAIIYSAEFLHHDTGPTHPECPARLTAIASALRQMPGANYLHWQRPSLDQPGLDQYILQCHSQGYLSELAKLAQSGGGSLDADTPVSPQSYDVARLAVQAWLDGVDHCLNQRESAFVLARPPGHHAERDRGMGFCLLNNAAIAAHYALTKPGINRVAILDWDVHHGNGTEALVENNPQIFYCSLHQFPCYPGTGQAGDRGKYNNVLNLPLAPGGGGKVYQRAFADQVLPFLRQVKPDLLLVSAGYDANQADPLAYMNLTPKDYAMMSRHLLEICPYLLLGLEGGYHLPSLAQSVTETIKPLLS
- the psbM gene encoding photosystem II reaction center protein PsbM, which gives rise to MQVNNLGFIASILFVLVPTVFLLILFIQTGKQSES
- a CDS encoding universal stress protein codes for the protein MLRKILYADSGTSQTQEMLKAMMDFPAVQKASITILHVVPPQITTEAFTEKWAEGGKILADLMQEVAIDPSKVSTMLRQGDPKGVVCDVANEIDADLIIMGSRGLKRLEAILENSVSQYVFQLTNHPMLLVKDDVYVKRIKRVMVALDKSAAAEYALDLALALLRDYPEGELILARVNPDLKPDLLPLSRQEIEENPVLAPAIAKAKRLGIAYRSTVTGGKPGEKLCELAEDYNVDLMLLGSPDRRPSIAKSLPDLDRLLGTSLSDYIRVNAPCPVLLARKEGI
- a CDS encoding MTH1187 family thiamine-binding protein translates to MNVIVDLCVVPLGVGVSVGQYVAACQKVLIEAGLKHTMHAYGTNIEGDWDEVFAAVKACHEAVHALGAPRITSSMRFGTRTDRPQTMEEKVQSVENWLENS
- a CDS encoding pseudouridine synthase, yielding MAERIQKLLSQWGIASRRHAEEMILAGRVSVNGKVAKLGDKADPQRDFLAVDGKQIKADNRPRDIYLLINKPRDVLSTCDDPQGRKTVLDLLPQDLQRGKGLHPVGRLDRNSTGALLLTNDGELTLRLTHPRYHLPKTYDVWLEGNPSDEDLEQWRSGMVLDGKKTLPATLEVISETKDRIHLLVTLTEGRNRQIRRLAEELGLTVLKLHRRTIGPLQLNTRGKVLGSGQFRFLSPAEIRLLKKQVNLR
- a CDS encoding YqeG family HAD IIIA-type phosphatase yields the protein MTRAKLLQPDLVLGKTIVELSPAILDRHGLRGLVLDVDETLVPFRGDRVSEELQAWIDPIKAKLPIWLVSNNMSESRIGGVAQTLDLPFLYGAAKPSRRKLRQAIAEMQLPVESVAMVGDRLFTDVLAGNRLGMFTILVEPMELPGKPLYPWSIRNIEVWLSQKLGVTLKGIFE